In Vespula vulgaris chromosome 10, iyVesVulg1.1, whole genome shotgun sequence, the following are encoded in one genomic region:
- the LOC127066758 gene encoding uncharacterized protein LOC127066758 isoform X4, translated as MRRESSSRYRAGPTRKLRRRAVLKNGDCNVLQSRISRRSLRFLQDIFTTLVDTQWRWTLLCFALSFLLSWLGFAVIWWLIAFTHGDFEERHLPPFQVENNWTPCIYNIFSFTSCFLFSIETQHTIGYGSRSTTEECPEAIFVMCIQSVAGVMIQAFMVGIVFAKMSRPKQRTQTLLFSKNAVICQRDGELCLMFRVGDMRKSHIIGAAVRAQMIRSRTTKEGEILSQNQHELAVGTDGQNGNLFFIWPTTIVHKINADSPFYNLSAEDMLTERFEVVVILEGTIESTGQTTQARSSYLPQEILWGHRFEPMVMYSKERQGYEVDYSLFDSTTQVDTPLCSGRELADFYRVQDEIRQGNSIIIDEDQLDFSQDVQSHCYCGLRSSAPPNHHRHHHHHYRLLTYIDSTRSENSLEEVPFGRHACRDVNCTGHGPPVLTNLHREIGQSKLTDTELDAIQVMSDAEFRHLSEAVNREIIKNSREIVFEEEFREGETSKEEHQGKSNQVCLKKSLMKYPLLDEERRSLNGSRRNLSNRNFPVGCDEGRRSLNGSRRNLNGSKKYLVLAIDRSNSNRNLNVTSGESLIAARRHTGSREHLDGIKKNIVCGMKGSKEMHELPETKRRLNVSDIEVQNRVSIETEKTFTRGQADLRDIFTTTEEGHFSARSPRSPQSPFSDLSPESGFFEGNQSSPESSQRFSRVPSISTRNRRSYENAQLQDVNRALSKRNSASSLSDSDGQSKTLIADVEPLVANSKQQLNGTNSKQTISYTSV; from the exons ATGCGAAGAGAATCATC gAGCCGATACAGGGCAGGACCGACACGGAAATTACGCCGTCGAGCGGTATTAAAAAACGGAGATTGCAATGTATTGCAATCTCGAATCTCTCGAAGGTCCTTGCGTTTCCTCCAGGACATCTTCACGACCCTGGTAGATACGCAATGGCGATGGACCTTGCTCTGTTTCGCATTGAGCTTTCTCCTCTCTTGGTTGGGTTTTGCGGTGATCTGGTGGCTGATCGCATTCACTCACGGTGATTTCGAGGAACGTCACTTACCACCGTTTCAAGTTGAGAACAATTGGACACCGTGCATCTACaatatcttctctttcacgaGCTGCTTCCTCTTTAGCATCGAGACACAACACACGATCGGTTACGGTAGTCGATCGACAACCGAGGAATGTCCGGAGGCAATCTTCGTGATGTGCATACAGAGCGTCGCCGGTGTTATGATACAAGCATTTATGGTTGGAATAGTTTTTGCGAAGATGAGTAGGCCAAAACAGAGGACGCAAACCCTTCTGTTTTCAAAAAACGCAGTGATTTGCCAACGGGACGGCGAGCTCTGTCTGATGTTCCGTGTTGGTGATATGAGAAAGAGTCATATCATTGGTGCAGCCGTGAGAGCCCAAATGATCAGGTCAAGGACCACCAAGGAAGGTGAAATCTTATCGCAAAATCAACATGAACTGGCAGTGGGCACCGACGGACAGAACGGcaatctctttttcatttggcCGACGACGATCGTTCACAAGATTAACGCGGACTCGCCTTTCTACAATCTTTCAGCGGAGGACATGCTCACGGAGAGATTCGAAGTAGTTGTCATATTAGAGGGTACCATCGAATCGACCGGACAAACCACTCAGGCAAGATCCAGCTACTTGCCTCAAGAGATACTCTGGGGTCATAGATTCGAACCTATGGTGAtgtattcgaaagaaagacaagGTTACGAAGTGGATTATTCTCTCTTCGATAGCACCACGCAAGTCGATACTCCCCTCTGCTCTGGTAGAGAGCTCGCAGATTTTTACAGGGTTCAGGATGAGATTCGTCAAGGGAATA GTATAATAATAGACGAGGATCAATTGGACTTTAGTCAGGACGTACAAAGCCATTGTTATTGCGGACTTCGTTCGTCGGCTCCACCGAATcaccatcgtcatcatcatcatcattatcgtctTTTAACGTACATCGACAGCACAAGAAGTGAGAACAGTTTAGAAGAAGTGCCATTCGGTAGACACGCCTGTAGAGACGTTAATTGCACCGGTCATGGTCCTCCAGTGTTAACAAATCTTCATCGAGAGATTGGTCAATCAAAGTTGACGGACACCGAGTTGGACGCTATACAAGTTATGAGTGACGCCGAGTTTCGACATCTATCTGAAGCGGTGAACAGAGAGATCATAAAAAACAGTCGAGAGATAGTCTTCGAGGAGGAATTTCGAGAAGGTGAGACATCTAAAGAAGAACATCAAGGAAAGTCAAATCAggtttgtttgaaaaaaagtcTCATGAAGTATCCGCTTCTCGACGAAGAGAGGAGATCATTGAACGGCTCGAGAAGGAATCTCTCCAATCGAAATTTTCCTGTGGGATGTGACGAAGGTAGAAGATCTTTGAACGGTTCGAGAAGAAATCTAAACGGTTCGAAAAAATATCTGGTGTTggccatcgatcgatcgaatagcAATCGAAATTTGAATGTTACCAGTGGTGAAAGTTTGATCGCTGCTAGACGTCACACAGGTAGTAGGGAACATTTAGACGgtatcaaaaaaaatatcgtttgcGGTATGAAAGGATCAAAGGAGATGCACGAGTTGCCTGAAACGAAGCGTCGGTTGAACGTCAGTGACATCGAAGTACAGAATAGAGTTAGTATCGAAACGGAGAAGACATTTACCAGAGGACAGGCTGATCTTCGTGACATTTTCACAACTACCGAGGAAGGACATTTTTCGGCCAGATCACCGAGAAGTCCACAATCTCCGTTCTCGGATCTCTCTCCGGAATCTGGATTTTTCGAAGGTAATCAATCCAGTCCGGAAAGTAGCCAAAGATTTAGCCGAGTTCCTAGCATTTCTACTAGAAATCGTAGGAGTTACGAGAACGCCCAATTGCAGGACGTTAATCGGGCTCTCTCGAAACGTAATAGTGCCAGCAGCTTGTCCGATAGCGATGGACAGAGCAAAACTTTGATTGCCGATGTCGAGCCATTAGTCGCCAATAGCAAACAACAACTGAACGGTACTAATTCGAAGCAAACGATCTCTTATACAAGCGTTTGA
- the LOC127066758 gene encoding uncharacterized protein LOC127066758 isoform X5 yields MFNVTSRYRAGPTRKLRRRAVLKNGDCNVLQSRISRRSLRFLQDIFTTLVDTQWRWTLLCFALSFLLSWLGFAVIWWLIAFTHGDFEERHLPPFQVENNWTPCIYNIFSFTSCFLFSIETQHTIGYGSRSTTEECPEAIFVMCIQSVAGVMIQAFMVGIVFAKMSRPKQRTQTLLFSKNAVICQRDGELCLMFRVGDMRKSHIIGAAVRAQMIRSRTTKEGEILSQNQHELAVGTDGQNGNLFFIWPTTIVHKINADSPFYNLSAEDMLTERFEVVVILEGTIESTGQTTQARSSYLPQEILWGHRFEPMVMYSKERQGYEVDYSLFDSTTQVDTPLCSGRELADFYRVQDEIRQGNSIIIDEDQLDFSQDVQSHCYCGLRSSAPPNHHRHHHHHYRLLTYIDSTRSENSLEEVPFGRHACRDVNCTGHGPPVLTNLHREIGQSKLTDTELDAIQVMSDAEFRHLSEAVNREIIKNSREIVFEEEFREGETSKEEHQGKSNQVCLKKSLMKYPLLDEERRSLNGSRRNLSNRNFPVGCDEGRRSLNGSRRNLNGSKKYLVLAIDRSNSNRNLNVTSGESLIAARRHTGSREHLDGIKKNIVCGMKGSKEMHELPETKRRLNVSDIEVQNRVSIETEKTFTRGQADLRDIFTTTEEGHFSARSPRSPQSPFSDLSPESGFFEGNQSSPESSQRFSRVPSISTRNRRSYENAQLQDVNRALSKRNSASSLSDSDGQSKTLIADVEPLVANSKQQLNGTNSKQTISYTSV; encoded by the exons ATGTTTAACGTGAC gAGCCGATACAGGGCAGGACCGACACGGAAATTACGCCGTCGAGCGGTATTAAAAAACGGAGATTGCAATGTATTGCAATCTCGAATCTCTCGAAGGTCCTTGCGTTTCCTCCAGGACATCTTCACGACCCTGGTAGATACGCAATGGCGATGGACCTTGCTCTGTTTCGCATTGAGCTTTCTCCTCTCTTGGTTGGGTTTTGCGGTGATCTGGTGGCTGATCGCATTCACTCACGGTGATTTCGAGGAACGTCACTTACCACCGTTTCAAGTTGAGAACAATTGGACACCGTGCATCTACaatatcttctctttcacgaGCTGCTTCCTCTTTAGCATCGAGACACAACACACGATCGGTTACGGTAGTCGATCGACAACCGAGGAATGTCCGGAGGCAATCTTCGTGATGTGCATACAGAGCGTCGCCGGTGTTATGATACAAGCATTTATGGTTGGAATAGTTTTTGCGAAGATGAGTAGGCCAAAACAGAGGACGCAAACCCTTCTGTTTTCAAAAAACGCAGTGATTTGCCAACGGGACGGCGAGCTCTGTCTGATGTTCCGTGTTGGTGATATGAGAAAGAGTCATATCATTGGTGCAGCCGTGAGAGCCCAAATGATCAGGTCAAGGACCACCAAGGAAGGTGAAATCTTATCGCAAAATCAACATGAACTGGCAGTGGGCACCGACGGACAGAACGGcaatctctttttcatttggcCGACGACGATCGTTCACAAGATTAACGCGGACTCGCCTTTCTACAATCTTTCAGCGGAGGACATGCTCACGGAGAGATTCGAAGTAGTTGTCATATTAGAGGGTACCATCGAATCGACCGGACAAACCACTCAGGCAAGATCCAGCTACTTGCCTCAAGAGATACTCTGGGGTCATAGATTCGAACCTATGGTGAtgtattcgaaagaaagacaagGTTACGAAGTGGATTATTCTCTCTTCGATAGCACCACGCAAGTCGATACTCCCCTCTGCTCTGGTAGAGAGCTCGCAGATTTTTACAGGGTTCAGGATGAGATTCGTCAAGGGAATA GTATAATAATAGACGAGGATCAATTGGACTTTAGTCAGGACGTACAAAGCCATTGTTATTGCGGACTTCGTTCGTCGGCTCCACCGAATcaccatcgtcatcatcatcatcattatcgtctTTTAACGTACATCGACAGCACAAGAAGTGAGAACAGTTTAGAAGAAGTGCCATTCGGTAGACACGCCTGTAGAGACGTTAATTGCACCGGTCATGGTCCTCCAGTGTTAACAAATCTTCATCGAGAGATTGGTCAATCAAAGTTGACGGACACCGAGTTGGACGCTATACAAGTTATGAGTGACGCCGAGTTTCGACATCTATCTGAAGCGGTGAACAGAGAGATCATAAAAAACAGTCGAGAGATAGTCTTCGAGGAGGAATTTCGAGAAGGTGAGACATCTAAAGAAGAACATCAAGGAAAGTCAAATCAggtttgtttgaaaaaaagtcTCATGAAGTATCCGCTTCTCGACGAAGAGAGGAGATCATTGAACGGCTCGAGAAGGAATCTCTCCAATCGAAATTTTCCTGTGGGATGTGACGAAGGTAGAAGATCTTTGAACGGTTCGAGAAGAAATCTAAACGGTTCGAAAAAATATCTGGTGTTggccatcgatcgatcgaatagcAATCGAAATTTGAATGTTACCAGTGGTGAAAGTTTGATCGCTGCTAGACGTCACACAGGTAGTAGGGAACATTTAGACGgtatcaaaaaaaatatcgtttgcGGTATGAAAGGATCAAAGGAGATGCACGAGTTGCCTGAAACGAAGCGTCGGTTGAACGTCAGTGACATCGAAGTACAGAATAGAGTTAGTATCGAAACGGAGAAGACATTTACCAGAGGACAGGCTGATCTTCGTGACATTTTCACAACTACCGAGGAAGGACATTTTTCGGCCAGATCACCGAGAAGTCCACAATCTCCGTTCTCGGATCTCTCTCCGGAATCTGGATTTTTCGAAGGTAATCAATCCAGTCCGGAAAGTAGCCAAAGATTTAGCCGAGTTCCTAGCATTTCTACTAGAAATCGTAGGAGTTACGAGAACGCCCAATTGCAGGACGTTAATCGGGCTCTCTCGAAACGTAATAGTGCCAGCAGCTTGTCCGATAGCGATGGACAGAGCAAAACTTTGATTGCCGATGTCGAGCCATTAGTCGCCAATAGCAAACAACAACTGAACGGTACTAATTCGAAGCAAACGATCTCTTATACAAGCGTTTGA
- the LOC127066758 gene encoding uncharacterized protein LOC127066758 isoform X1: protein MEEPQKLFRLPGTIEEEEERDPEAQAHVATVGENPTRPESPLLGQKGTGTLSSLPRNVTLVRVSTQSSSIGGGVGRQDSTRSRYRAGPTRKLRRRAVLKNGDCNVLQSRISRRSLRFLQDIFTTLVDTQWRWTLLCFALSFLLSWLGFAVIWWLIAFTHGDFEERHLPPFQVENNWTPCIYNIFSFTSCFLFSIETQHTIGYGSRSTTEECPEAIFVMCIQSVAGVMIQAFMVGIVFAKMSRPKQRTQTLLFSKNAVICQRDGELCLMFRVGDMRKSHIIGAAVRAQMIRSRTTKEGEILSQNQHELAVGTDGQNGNLFFIWPTTIVHKINADSPFYNLSAEDMLTERFEVVVILEGTIESTGQTTQARSSYLPQEILWGHRFEPMVMYSKERQGYEVDYSLFDSTTQVDTPLCSGRELADFYRVQDEIRQGNSIIIDEDQLDFSQDVQSHCYCGLRSSAPPNHHRHHHHHYRLLTYIDSTRSENSLEEVPFGRHACRDVNCTGHGPPVLTNLHREIGQSKLTDTELDAIQVMSDAEFRHLSEAVNREIIKNSREIVFEEEFREGETSKEEHQGKSNQVCLKKSLMKYPLLDEERRSLNGSRRNLSNRNFPVGCDEGRRSLNGSRRNLNGSKKYLVLAIDRSNSNRNLNVTSGESLIAARRHTGSREHLDGIKKNIVCGMKGSKEMHELPETKRRLNVSDIEVQNRVSIETEKTFTRGQADLRDIFTTTEEGHFSARSPRSPQSPFSDLSPESGFFEGNQSSPESSQRFSRVPSISTRNRRSYENAQLQDVNRALSKRNSASSLSDSDGQSKTLIADVEPLVANSKQQLNGTNSKQTISYTSV, encoded by the exons atggaGGAACCACAAAAACTTTTTCGTTTACCGGGTAcgatcgaagaagaggaagaaagagatccGGAAGCGCAAGCTCACGTCGCCACTGTAGGAGAAAATCCAACGAGACCTGAATCACCTTTGCTGGGCCAAAAAGGCACCGGCACTTTATCAAGTCTACCGAGAAACGTCACTCTTGTCAGAGTCAGCACTCAAAGTAGCAGCATAGGTGGCGGCGTCGGTCGGCAAGATTCCACCAG gAGCCGATACAGGGCAGGACCGACACGGAAATTACGCCGTCGAGCGGTATTAAAAAACGGAGATTGCAATGTATTGCAATCTCGAATCTCTCGAAGGTCCTTGCGTTTCCTCCAGGACATCTTCACGACCCTGGTAGATACGCAATGGCGATGGACCTTGCTCTGTTTCGCATTGAGCTTTCTCCTCTCTTGGTTGGGTTTTGCGGTGATCTGGTGGCTGATCGCATTCACTCACGGTGATTTCGAGGAACGTCACTTACCACCGTTTCAAGTTGAGAACAATTGGACACCGTGCATCTACaatatcttctctttcacgaGCTGCTTCCTCTTTAGCATCGAGACACAACACACGATCGGTTACGGTAGTCGATCGACAACCGAGGAATGTCCGGAGGCAATCTTCGTGATGTGCATACAGAGCGTCGCCGGTGTTATGATACAAGCATTTATGGTTGGAATAGTTTTTGCGAAGATGAGTAGGCCAAAACAGAGGACGCAAACCCTTCTGTTTTCAAAAAACGCAGTGATTTGCCAACGGGACGGCGAGCTCTGTCTGATGTTCCGTGTTGGTGATATGAGAAAGAGTCATATCATTGGTGCAGCCGTGAGAGCCCAAATGATCAGGTCAAGGACCACCAAGGAAGGTGAAATCTTATCGCAAAATCAACATGAACTGGCAGTGGGCACCGACGGACAGAACGGcaatctctttttcatttggcCGACGACGATCGTTCACAAGATTAACGCGGACTCGCCTTTCTACAATCTTTCAGCGGAGGACATGCTCACGGAGAGATTCGAAGTAGTTGTCATATTAGAGGGTACCATCGAATCGACCGGACAAACCACTCAGGCAAGATCCAGCTACTTGCCTCAAGAGATACTCTGGGGTCATAGATTCGAACCTATGGTGAtgtattcgaaagaaagacaagGTTACGAAGTGGATTATTCTCTCTTCGATAGCACCACGCAAGTCGATACTCCCCTCTGCTCTGGTAGAGAGCTCGCAGATTTTTACAGGGTTCAGGATGAGATTCGTCAAGGGAATA GTATAATAATAGACGAGGATCAATTGGACTTTAGTCAGGACGTACAAAGCCATTGTTATTGCGGACTTCGTTCGTCGGCTCCACCGAATcaccatcgtcatcatcatcatcattatcgtctTTTAACGTACATCGACAGCACAAGAAGTGAGAACAGTTTAGAAGAAGTGCCATTCGGTAGACACGCCTGTAGAGACGTTAATTGCACCGGTCATGGTCCTCCAGTGTTAACAAATCTTCATCGAGAGATTGGTCAATCAAAGTTGACGGACACCGAGTTGGACGCTATACAAGTTATGAGTGACGCCGAGTTTCGACATCTATCTGAAGCGGTGAACAGAGAGATCATAAAAAACAGTCGAGAGATAGTCTTCGAGGAGGAATTTCGAGAAGGTGAGACATCTAAAGAAGAACATCAAGGAAAGTCAAATCAggtttgtttgaaaaaaagtcTCATGAAGTATCCGCTTCTCGACGAAGAGAGGAGATCATTGAACGGCTCGAGAAGGAATCTCTCCAATCGAAATTTTCCTGTGGGATGTGACGAAGGTAGAAGATCTTTGAACGGTTCGAGAAGAAATCTAAACGGTTCGAAAAAATATCTGGTGTTggccatcgatcgatcgaatagcAATCGAAATTTGAATGTTACCAGTGGTGAAAGTTTGATCGCTGCTAGACGTCACACAGGTAGTAGGGAACATTTAGACGgtatcaaaaaaaatatcgtttgcGGTATGAAAGGATCAAAGGAGATGCACGAGTTGCCTGAAACGAAGCGTCGGTTGAACGTCAGTGACATCGAAGTACAGAATAGAGTTAGTATCGAAACGGAGAAGACATTTACCAGAGGACAGGCTGATCTTCGTGACATTTTCACAACTACCGAGGAAGGACATTTTTCGGCCAGATCACCGAGAAGTCCACAATCTCCGTTCTCGGATCTCTCTCCGGAATCTGGATTTTTCGAAGGTAATCAATCCAGTCCGGAAAGTAGCCAAAGATTTAGCCGAGTTCCTAGCATTTCTACTAGAAATCGTAGGAGTTACGAGAACGCCCAATTGCAGGACGTTAATCGGGCTCTCTCGAAACGTAATAGTGCCAGCAGCTTGTCCGATAGCGATGGACAGAGCAAAACTTTGATTGCCGATGTCGAGCCATTAGTCGCCAATAGCAAACAACAACTGAACGGTACTAATTCGAAGCAAACGATCTCTTATACAAGCGTTTGA
- the LOC127066758 gene encoding uncharacterized protein LOC127066758 isoform X3, giving the protein MEDNEKLNLTESQKTIQIVTLESKTKSLRNRAVPIKRDAWSRYRAGPTRKLRRRAVLKNGDCNVLQSRISRRSLRFLQDIFTTLVDTQWRWTLLCFALSFLLSWLGFAVIWWLIAFTHGDFEERHLPPFQVENNWTPCIYNIFSFTSCFLFSIETQHTIGYGSRSTTEECPEAIFVMCIQSVAGVMIQAFMVGIVFAKMSRPKQRTQTLLFSKNAVICQRDGELCLMFRVGDMRKSHIIGAAVRAQMIRSRTTKEGEILSQNQHELAVGTDGQNGNLFFIWPTTIVHKINADSPFYNLSAEDMLTERFEVVVILEGTIESTGQTTQARSSYLPQEILWGHRFEPMVMYSKERQGYEVDYSLFDSTTQVDTPLCSGRELADFYRVQDEIRQGNSIIIDEDQLDFSQDVQSHCYCGLRSSAPPNHHRHHHHHYRLLTYIDSTRSENSLEEVPFGRHACRDVNCTGHGPPVLTNLHREIGQSKLTDTELDAIQVMSDAEFRHLSEAVNREIIKNSREIVFEEEFREGETSKEEHQGKSNQVCLKKSLMKYPLLDEERRSLNGSRRNLSNRNFPVGCDEGRRSLNGSRRNLNGSKKYLVLAIDRSNSNRNLNVTSGESLIAARRHTGSREHLDGIKKNIVCGMKGSKEMHELPETKRRLNVSDIEVQNRVSIETEKTFTRGQADLRDIFTTTEEGHFSARSPRSPQSPFSDLSPESGFFEGNQSSPESSQRFSRVPSISTRNRRSYENAQLQDVNRALSKRNSASSLSDSDGQSKTLIADVEPLVANSKQQLNGTNSKQTISYTSV; this is encoded by the exons ATGGAAGATAACGAGAAACTGAATCTAACTGAGTCTCAAAAGACGATACAAATCGTGACATTAGAATCCAAAACAAAGTCTCTACGGAATCGAGCTGTGCCTATAAAAAGAGATGCCTG gAGCCGATACAGGGCAGGACCGACACGGAAATTACGCCGTCGAGCGGTATTAAAAAACGGAGATTGCAATGTATTGCAATCTCGAATCTCTCGAAGGTCCTTGCGTTTCCTCCAGGACATCTTCACGACCCTGGTAGATACGCAATGGCGATGGACCTTGCTCTGTTTCGCATTGAGCTTTCTCCTCTCTTGGTTGGGTTTTGCGGTGATCTGGTGGCTGATCGCATTCACTCACGGTGATTTCGAGGAACGTCACTTACCACCGTTTCAAGTTGAGAACAATTGGACACCGTGCATCTACaatatcttctctttcacgaGCTGCTTCCTCTTTAGCATCGAGACACAACACACGATCGGTTACGGTAGTCGATCGACAACCGAGGAATGTCCGGAGGCAATCTTCGTGATGTGCATACAGAGCGTCGCCGGTGTTATGATACAAGCATTTATGGTTGGAATAGTTTTTGCGAAGATGAGTAGGCCAAAACAGAGGACGCAAACCCTTCTGTTTTCAAAAAACGCAGTGATTTGCCAACGGGACGGCGAGCTCTGTCTGATGTTCCGTGTTGGTGATATGAGAAAGAGTCATATCATTGGTGCAGCCGTGAGAGCCCAAATGATCAGGTCAAGGACCACCAAGGAAGGTGAAATCTTATCGCAAAATCAACATGAACTGGCAGTGGGCACCGACGGACAGAACGGcaatctctttttcatttggcCGACGACGATCGTTCACAAGATTAACGCGGACTCGCCTTTCTACAATCTTTCAGCGGAGGACATGCTCACGGAGAGATTCGAAGTAGTTGTCATATTAGAGGGTACCATCGAATCGACCGGACAAACCACTCAGGCAAGATCCAGCTACTTGCCTCAAGAGATACTCTGGGGTCATAGATTCGAACCTATGGTGAtgtattcgaaagaaagacaagGTTACGAAGTGGATTATTCTCTCTTCGATAGCACCACGCAAGTCGATACTCCCCTCTGCTCTGGTAGAGAGCTCGCAGATTTTTACAGGGTTCAGGATGAGATTCGTCAAGGGAATA GTATAATAATAGACGAGGATCAATTGGACTTTAGTCAGGACGTACAAAGCCATTGTTATTGCGGACTTCGTTCGTCGGCTCCACCGAATcaccatcgtcatcatcatcatcattatcgtctTTTAACGTACATCGACAGCACAAGAAGTGAGAACAGTTTAGAAGAAGTGCCATTCGGTAGACACGCCTGTAGAGACGTTAATTGCACCGGTCATGGTCCTCCAGTGTTAACAAATCTTCATCGAGAGATTGGTCAATCAAAGTTGACGGACACCGAGTTGGACGCTATACAAGTTATGAGTGACGCCGAGTTTCGACATCTATCTGAAGCGGTGAACAGAGAGATCATAAAAAACAGTCGAGAGATAGTCTTCGAGGAGGAATTTCGAGAAGGTGAGACATCTAAAGAAGAACATCAAGGAAAGTCAAATCAggtttgtttgaaaaaaagtcTCATGAAGTATCCGCTTCTCGACGAAGAGAGGAGATCATTGAACGGCTCGAGAAGGAATCTCTCCAATCGAAATTTTCCTGTGGGATGTGACGAAGGTAGAAGATCTTTGAACGGTTCGAGAAGAAATCTAAACGGTTCGAAAAAATATCTGGTGTTggccatcgatcgatcgaatagcAATCGAAATTTGAATGTTACCAGTGGTGAAAGTTTGATCGCTGCTAGACGTCACACAGGTAGTAGGGAACATTTAGACGgtatcaaaaaaaatatcgtttgcGGTATGAAAGGATCAAAGGAGATGCACGAGTTGCCTGAAACGAAGCGTCGGTTGAACGTCAGTGACATCGAAGTACAGAATAGAGTTAGTATCGAAACGGAGAAGACATTTACCAGAGGACAGGCTGATCTTCGTGACATTTTCACAACTACCGAGGAAGGACATTTTTCGGCCAGATCACCGAGAAGTCCACAATCTCCGTTCTCGGATCTCTCTCCGGAATCTGGATTTTTCGAAGGTAATCAATCCAGTCCGGAAAGTAGCCAAAGATTTAGCCGAGTTCCTAGCATTTCTACTAGAAATCGTAGGAGTTACGAGAACGCCCAATTGCAGGACGTTAATCGGGCTCTCTCGAAACGTAATAGTGCCAGCAGCTTGTCCGATAGCGATGGACAGAGCAAAACTTTGATTGCCGATGTCGAGCCATTAGTCGCCAATAGCAAACAACAACTGAACGGTACTAATTCGAAGCAAACGATCTCTTATACAAGCGTTTGA